Proteins encoded in a region of the Thunnus maccoyii chromosome 4, fThuMac1.1, whole genome shotgun sequence genome:
- the usp19 gene encoding ubiquitin carboxyl-terminal hydrolase 19 isoform X2: MASSGGSGVAGSETAGRRSGAQHQQRGGGGRDNSSELSSSTSKKKQKDRANQESREAKRAAAAAAAAAADGVIAEVKKDVFVDWKQNANEVIVRLRCGEGVQRIEDINTTFTDTHCHVCFPDGRQWSCQLQEEIEASCSRVQYKEKGGFLLLIMHKKIPFHIWPSLKSNKKEKEAVPAETKNVKEQETRHVALQSSEKPKLTPSQPQLQPQPQPPSSPAHSESRHSGSKADRGVKRCFKNKQPCDTASVGVKSGGGGESTTTSKPVTVTKGDQLPQEPSAKRTISRLPKTTMEATSPSPDRDTHSVKSTAANGKDSHIHPPAGRSPQTQHRDGDNRAERLGSDQEHKPGVAVAVASHTNKTQAEKQKQSADTEHRSETTTRGIESQPAAPVSTSDCLKPVSFNNKMDSASPERQGDRTDSETEKKPVEQETEQDALISQQLGSREASTALAVAVEPGLTQRQGSCDGEEKRDQSKEEPPLEMKQQEAPEPMVNLQFVKNDSYEKGTDLMVVNVYMKGICRDTARVIFREQDFTLIFQTSDTNFLRLHSDCGPNTVFKWQVKLRNLIQPEQCSYSFTPSRLDITLKKRHSQRWGGLEAPATQGAVGGAKVAVPSSPACMEKSQPGSSQHSLPAKDEPPRVGEEKPKAPKASSRVEDGGLDTVAPRTVSEHVAITKPEPTVTVPKPTCMVQPMTHAPPASNERHEEEEEKKVCLPGFTGLVNLGNTCFMNSVIQSLSNTRELRDYFHDRAFEAEINCNNPLGTGGRLAIGFAVLLRALWKGTHHAFQPSKLKAIVASKASQFTGYAQHDAQEFMAFLLDGLHEDLNRIQNKPYTETVDSDGRLDEVVAEEAWQRHKMRNDSFIVDLFQGQFKSKLVCPTCSKVSITFDPFLYLPVPLPQKQKVLSVFYFAKEPHKKPIKFLVSVSKENSSTAEVLESISRSVRVKPENLRLAEVGKNRFQRMFLLSHSLDTVSPSDMLFCFEVLSKDLAKERVVLLRVQQRLQVPNIPISKCAACLKPPVSEEDKLKRCTRCYRVGYCNQVCQRTHWPNHKGLCRPNTENVGLPFLVSVPESRLSYARLTQLLEGFSRFSVNVFQPPFQSGRTSPETSQCRGDLPPMAAGSPEGPGSGDEAMGGSSTVAAGDLELETHSALPESQAECAQASALHSGESESLSSSQTSLSTTRTTDSGFSEPISSTSCFSLDPHAEKETSCEKSVRPEAAVTGYQHPSESASGHASQFYIALLDTNNKEQRLDEKEDPLLDLPEDTILELVWKNNERLKEYVLVSSKELEYEEDPGSLSETARAGHFTLEQCLNLFTKPEVLAPEEAWYCPKCQQHREASKQLLLWRLPNVLIIQLKRFSFRSFIWRDKINDMVDFPVRNLDLSKFCIGQKDEMQHPPIYDLYAVINHYGGMIGGHYTAYARLPSDKNSQRSDVGWRLFDDSTVTMVEESQVVTRYAYVLFYRRRNSPVERPPRFLRPVGAESPTATGATASQASLIWRELEEEEEGFYEGPCGLFRSGQRRRQTLRNREEEDEDRAEGPMQCHRWRRMSDYPDDDCMRYFLLGTLAAAFALFVNLVYPLLYKSNWT, encoded by the exons ATGGCCAGTAGCGGCGGTAGCGGTGTGGCTGGTAGTGAGACAGCGGGCCGTCGCAGTGGGGCTCAGCATCAGCAGAGAGGAGGCGGCGGTAGGGACAACAGCTCAGAGTTGTCCTCCAGTACCAGTAAAAAGAAGCAGAAGGACAGGGCTAACcaggagagcagagaggccaagagggcggcagcagcagccgcCGCGGCAGCAGCTGATGGAGTTATTGCAGAGGTCAAGAAAG atgtgTTTGTGGACTGGAAGCAGAACGCTAATGAAGTGATTGTCAGACTGCGCTGTGGGGAGGGGGTGCAGAGGATAGAGGACATCAACACAACCTTTACTGATACACACTGCCATGTGTGCTTCCCAG ATGGACGGCAGTGGAGCTGCCAATTGCAGGAGGAAATCGAGGCCTCATGTAGCAGAGTCCAGTACAAGGAGAAGGGAGGTTTCCTGCTGCTCATTATGCACAAGAAGATCCCCTTTCACATCTGGCCTTCACTTAAG TCAAACAAGAAGGAAAAGGAGGCAGTACCCGCAGAGACCAAAAATGTAAAGGAACAGGAGACAAGGCATGTTGCTTTGCAATCATCAGAGAAACCCAAGCTGACCCCCTCACAGCCACAACTCCAGCCTCAGCCTCAGCCTCCCTCCTCACCTGCACACAGTGAGTCAAGGCACAGCGGCAGCAAAGCTGATCGCGGTGTCAAGCGTtgcttcaaaaacaaacaaccatgTGACACGGCCTCTGTCGGGGTGAAAAGTGGAGGTGGAGGCGAGTCAACCACCACCAGCAAGCCCGTCACAGTCACGAAAGGTGACCAGCTGCCTCAGGAACCCAGTGCCAAGCGCACCATTTCACGGCTGCCCAAGACCACCATGGAGGCTACGTCACCGTCCCCTGACAGGGACACGCACTCTGTCAAGTCTACAGCAGCCAATGGTAAAGATTCACACATCCACCCGCCCGCTGGTCGGAGCCCGCAGACGCAACACAGAGATGGAgacaacagagcagagagattAGGCAGCGACCAGGAACATAAACCTGGAGTTGCTGTCGCTGTTGCCAGCCATACCAACAAAACTCAG GCAGAGAAGCAAAAGCAGTCTGCAGACACTGAGCACAGGTCTGAAACAACTACACGCGGCATTGAAAGCCAACCAGCAGCTCCCGTTAGCACCAGTGACTGCCTCAAACCTGTCAGCTTCAACAACAAAATGGACTCGGCTTCTCCAGAAAGGCAGGGAGATAGAACTGACtctgagacagagaaaaagccTGTTGAGCAGGAAACAGAGCAGGATGCTCTCATCAGCCAGCAGCTGGGATCAAGAGAGGCAAGCACAGCACTAGCTGTTGCCGTGGAACCTGGTCTAACCCAGAGGCAGGGCAGCTGTGATGGAGAGGAGAAGCGGGACCAGTCGAAAGAGGAGCCACCCCTGGAAATGAAGCAACAGGAAG CCCCAGAGCCAATGGTCAACTTGCAGTTTGTGAAGAACGATTCGTATGAGAAGGGTACGGACCTGATGGTGGTCAATGTTTACATGAAGGGGATCTGCAGGGACACAGCCAGGGTCATCTTCAGGGAACAGGACTTCACCCTCATCTTCCAGACAAG TGATACTAACTTTCTGCGGCTTCATTCAGACTGTGGACCAAACACAGTCTTCAAGTGGCAAGTCAAACTCAG GAACCTGATCCAGCCTGAACAGTGCAGCTACTCCTTCACCCCGTCCCGACTGGACATCACCTTAAAGAAGAGACACAGCCAGCGCTGGGGGGGTCTGGAGGCCCCTGCCACACAAG GTGCAGTGGGTGGCGCCAAAGTTGCTGTGCCCTCCAGCCCTGCCTGCATGGAGAAAAGCCAGCCAGGCAGCAGCCAGCACAGCCTCCCAGCCAAGGACGAGCCTCCAAGGGTTGGAGAGGAGAAGCCAAAGGCTCCCAAGGCCTCATCCAGAGTGGAGGATGGCGGCCTGGATACTGTGGCTCCTCGCACCGTCTCTGAGCACGTTGCCATCACCAAGCCAGAGCCCACGGTCACGGTG CCTAAGCCTACCTGCATGGTACAGCCCATGACCCATGCACCCCCGGCCAGCAATGAGCGccatgaagaagaggaggagaagaaggtgTGCCTGCCTGGTTTTACAGGATTGGTCAACCTTGGTAACACCTGCTTCATGAACAGTGTCATCCAGTCCCTGTCCAACACCAGAGAACTCAGGGATTACTTCcatg ATCGAGCATTTGAGGCAGAAATCAACTGCAATAATCCGCTGGGAACAGGAGGCAGGCTCGCTATTGGCTTTGCTGTGCTGCTCAGGGCCCTTTGGAAAGGAACACATCATGCCTTCCAACCCTCAAAACTCAAG GCAATTGTGGCCAGTAAAGCCAGTCAATTTACAGGTTATGCCCAGCATGATGCCCAGGAATTCATGGCTTTCTTGCTGGACGGGCTCCACGAGGACTTGAACCGCATCCAGAATAAACCTTACACCGAGACAGTGGACTCTGATGGTCGGCTGGATGAG GTGGTGGCGGAGGAGGCATGGCAGAGGCACAAGATGAGAAACGACTCTTTCATAGTGGACCTCTTCCAAGGCCAGTTCAAATCCAAGCTCGTCTGCCCTACATGCTCCAAG GTGTCCATCACCTTTGACCCCTTCCTCTACCTGCCCGTCCCCCTGCCCCAGAAACAAAAGGTGCTGTCAGTTTTCTACTTTGCTAAGGAACCTCATAAAAAACCCATCAAG tttttgGTGAGTGTGAGCAAGGAGAACTCCAGCACTGCTGAAGTCCTCGAATCCATCTCCAGGAGTGTGAGGGTCAAACCAGAGAACCTCAGACTGGCAGAG gTGGGGAAGAACCGCTTCCAGCGCATGTTCCTGCTGTCCCATTCCCTGGACACAGTGTCTCCCTCTGACATGCTGTTCTGCTTTGAGGTGCTTTCCAAAGACCTGGCTAAGGAGAGAGTTGTACTGCTCCGAGTGCAGCAG AGACTCCAGGTCCCCAACATCCCCATTTCAAAGTGTGCTGCCTgcctgaagcctccagtgtcTGAGGAAGACAAGCTGAAGCGGTGCACTCGCTGCTATCGTGTCGGCTACTGTAATCA GGTGTGCCAGAGGACCCACTGGCCCAATCACAAAGGTCTGTGTCGACCTAACACAGAGAATGTGGGTCTGCCCTTCCTGGTCAGTGTGCCAGAGTCCCGACTGTCCTACGCCCGCCTCACCCAGCTACTAGAGGGTTTCTCCAG gtttTCCGTCAACGTGTTCCAGCCTCCTTTCCAGTCAGGCAGGACATCCCCCGAAACATCCCAGTGCCGGGGAGACCTGCCCCCAATGGCAGCAGGCTCTCCTGAAGGCCCTGGCTCAGGGGATGAGGCCATGGGAGGAAGCAGTACTGTGGCAGCAGGTGACTTGGAGCTGGAGACTCACTCGGCGCTCCCTGAATCCCAGGCAGAGTGTGCTCAGGCCTCAGCACTCCACTCTGGGGAGTCAGaatccctctcctcctcccagaCCTCACTCTCCACCACGCGGACAACAGACTCAGGATTCTCCGAGCCAatctcctccacctcctgctTCTCTCTGGACCCCCATGCTGAAAAAGAGACGTCCTGTGAGAAGTCGGTGCGGCCAGAAG CTGCAGTAACCGGGTATCAGCATCCAAGTGAATCAGCATCAGGTCATGCCAGTCAGTTCTACATTGCACTGCTGGACACTAACAACAAGGAGCAGAGGCTGGATGAAAAAG agGATCCGTTGTTGGACCTTCCTGAAGACACGATCCTTGAGCTGGTGTGGAAAAACAACGAGCGTCTGAAGGAATATGTTCTGGTGAGCTCCAAGGAGCTGGAGTATGAGGAAGACCCTGGCTCTCTGAGTGAGACAGCCAGAGCAGGACACTTTACCCTGGAGCAGTGCCTCAACCTCTTCACAAAGCCAGAGGTGCTGGCTCCAGAGGAGGCATG gtacTGTCCAAAGTGCCAGCAACACCGCGAGGCCTCCAAGCAACTGCTGCTGTGGCGTCTGCCCAACGTTTTGATCATCCAGCTCAAACGCTTCTCCTTCAGGAGTTTCATCTGGAGGGACAAGATAAATGACATGGTTGACTTCCCTGTTAG GAATCTGGATCTGAGTAAGTTCTGTATTGGCCAGAAGGATGAGATGCAACATCCCCCCATCTACGACTTGTATGCAGTCATCAACCACTACGGGGGAATGATAGGAGGCCACTACACAGCTTACGCTCGCCTGCCAAGTGATAAGAACAGCCAGCGCAGTGATGTTG GCTGGCGTTTGTTTGATGACAGCACTGTGACAATGGTGGAGGAGAGCCAGGTGGTGACACGCTACGCCTATGTCCTGTTCTATCGACGGCGAAACTCCCCCGTGGAGAGGCCACCACGGTTCCTCAGGCCTGTCGGAGCTGAGTCGCCCACTGCCACAGGAGCTACTGCCAGCCAG